The candidate division WOR-3 bacterium genome includes the window AGGACTGTTTTTATCTCAAGCAAATCAGAAGATTCTGGAGCAAGGATTGTAAAATTCCCACCGCCACACCAAATTAAATTCGTTAGTGGTAAATTAAGCTTTTGCAGGATGAATAAAGCGATGGTTTCAACAAGTATCGATAAATAGAAAGAACGACCACGAAGCCGTTGTGCCATTCCCGACTGGGCTTCGTCTGGTGAAGCAATATTATAAAGAAATTTTTGTAAACCAGAAATATCACCACCAATTAAGCGGAATTTATTTGAATGAGATAAGTACAATACTGCAGCAATTGCAGCAGTGCTTTTAAGATGGTCATATAATGATACATCTGGTTCAAATTTAAATGCCGCACTGGGTATGCACCAGGTATACTTTTGGAGGATGTAAAGCAATGTGTTAAAGAATCCATCAAAATTAGTCTTTTCATCCAATCGTGTGATTTCTTTAATAAAATTTTCCCACAGATGCTGATATTCCGTAGTTAAATCACTCGCTATCGCTGGTTCCGTCGGGAATATTTTTGTCTCGTCTAAACATAAAGGATTAAGTTTGAACCCTCTTTCATCCCATTCCTGATTAAAAATCCTAGCTAAAATTGGCAATAGCCTTGACTTTTTAGGATCGCCTGAACCAGCTCTTAACCTTTCAGTTGAAGATAGAGCATCAGCTTTATTGATAATCTTTGATAACTCATCCATAGGCTTATGATGATATAAAATGGGAATTGCAATATTAGAATAAACAGCAGGTAGATATTCTTTAACAAAACTGGCACTCCATTTACTGTGTGCACCGTGTTCACCATAATCCTCAATAGAGAACTCAGCAAAATATTGAGGTTCTCTTCCCGTCCGCTGATAAAACTTTCCTATATCATGCAACAGGGCGGCGAGGATCAGGGATTGATATTCTTCTTTATTATACATCTCTGACTCCTATTTTCGTAAGTATACAAATTTTCTTACAAATGTCAATATCACAATACCAACATTCTGTACTTTCCCATTCCAAAGGCGGTTCCCTTGCCGATATGTAAGACTTCACCCGCCTTCAGATAAGGATAAAACGGCGTCAAATCGCCTTCATAAATCACCGTGCCAACAAAACCATCCATCGGAATCTTTTTATTCTGTCTACTGGAGAATCTTTCTAACTGTTTATATTCAAAATATTCCAAATTTGTTTTGATTGCCTTGGCTTTTTCTAATAAAGCATTAAAGTTTATCTCTAAAAGGCTATCACAATGGAAATAGGAGATCAAGAATAACCGACGCAGCAGATTGGGAATGATTTTGTAAAATTCAGGATTTCTTAATATGATCCCTTGATAAACAATCCGGGTGGGCGTTTGAAATTCAATTTTTATCGTTTTAATCTTTTGCTTTGGAACTGAGAAGTCTATTTTTTGAGATATCACTTTTTGTTTTAATAATTTCGTGTCGGCATCATAAAGAAGACCTTTTTTCTGCGCTATGGAAGTGAGTTTTATTTTTTTTCTTCCCCTGCCAATTCCTTTTTCACCAATCATCTCAAATGCATAGATAAAATAGGGTAGATAATCTATCGCCTTGCTGATAAGGATGAGTTCAAAAGTTAACGCTTCGTCTCTTTCATATACAGTCTTGTTATCAAGCGGTGGTTCAATTATAAAGGGATGCGGGGCATGTTCATATTTTCGCATTATCTTTGCCCCTTCAGGAACTGGTGTTTCAAAAACATAGGTATAGACACATTTTGTTGAGACAAGACATTCATTGCACTCCTTATTTTTGAAAGGGCAGACAACCTTGCGGAAGATATTCCCAAAAGCCCCGCGTATAGTTGAGCCTTTGTATGGAGGTAGAGTTAGTGTATCTATTATCCGATATTTAATATCAAATTCGGCAAAATCCAATTTACCCCCTTAACGTGAAATTCTACA containing:
- the cas6 gene encoding CRISPR system precrRNA processing endoribonuclease RAMP protein Cas6 — protein: MDFAEFDIKYRIIDTLTLPPYKGSTIRGAFGNIFRKVVCPFKNKECNECLVSTKCVYTYVFETPVPEGAKIMRKYEHAPHPFIIEPPLDNKTVYERDEALTFELILISKAIDYLPYFIYAFEMIGEKGIGRGRKKIKLTSIAQKKGLLYDADTKLLKQKVISQKIDFSVPKQKIKTIKIEFQTPTRIVYQGIILRNPEFYKIIPNLLRRLFLISYFHCDSLLEINFNALLEKAKAIKTNLEYFEYKQLERFSSRQNKKIPMDGFVGTVIYEGDLTPFYPYLKAGEVLHIGKGTAFGMGKYRMLVL